The Desulfovibrio porci DNA segment TGCCTTGCGGGGACATATTTTTTACATAATTGTTTGCGATTTCCAAAGCTTCTCCGGCTTTGGAAGGATCTGATATCAGCATATTATATACGGATGTGGCATAAATATTTTTATTGAAGTACTGATCTTCAGGGTGCGCGACGATAATGCCAGCGTTTGAGTAGATTTCAGTGTATTCATTCAGGCCGCTGGTATTGACATGTGAAACCATATCCTGCAGGCTTTCCAAAGCCATATCGGAAGAAACGATTCCAATAAATTCGTCATTTATCAGTATGGGAAAGACCAGACTTGTCATCAATACCGGCGTTCCCTGTACGTCATAGAAAAAAGGGTCAGTAATATATTCTTTTCCTGAATTTCTGGCCCCGGCATACCAGGCGTCTCCATCAAAATCCGACAGAGGCTCTACGCTTATTTCCCCATTCTGCATGCTCCAATACGGCGCATAGCGGCCGGACTTGTCGTAAAACGGGTATTGCCCGGCGTATTCAGCGTCTTTGCCGTCCAGTTTGTTCGGTTCGAAAGCCACGCAGAATGAAATAATGTATTTTTTTTGTTTTAATGAATTCTGCAGAATCGCATTCAGGGTGTCCCTGTCGGCTTCACCGCGATCTATCAATGTTTTGAAGACCGTCATCAGGGATTCTGATGAAACACGGGCTGCCTGAAGTTCCGATTTTATTTCGTAGCTGTATTTGGCCGCCATTTGATCTGCCAACGATAAAGCGTCTTCTCTGGACATCTCCATGCTCCGGTAGGAGACGACAAGGCCTACAACGCTGAATGTAATGGTAACTATCAGGGTTATCAGGAGAAACAGCTTCATCCTCAAATTCATGCTTTGAACCATGCACTTTCCTTCCTGACCGGGGCGGTCCTCATATCTTATTAATTTAATGGCAGAAATTTACCTAGCTGTCCAGCCTGTGGGGGCGGCTGAACCGATTCCGTCGGTGACTCAGCGGCCTCATTGCCTCTCCCGTGGGAAGGGGAAAATACTCCGCAATGTGGACGGGGAAGCTCGAAGGCGCAATGCGGCGCGTGTTGTGCCGCGGGCATCGGGCTTCAATAATGTGTTAAGCTTGCTGCGACGCCGATGCAGCGGATTCCGGACAACTGTCCGAGCGTATAGTTTCTGGCGGGTGCCGGAGAAGGGGGCGCGTGGGCTATCGCGCGCCGGGTAGGGGAATGCGGCAGGTTTGCGGCAGGCTGGAGATTCCCGCAATGCGGATATATTGCTGCGCGTTGGCGTCGCTGTACAGACCATCAGCGAGAGCATCAGGCGCAAAGCTCCCCCAATGCGGCAAGGAACGACAGCACAGAGCAAAGGGGCCGTGAACGCCGGGCACGGCCGGGACGCGGAAACGGATGTGAGGAACATGACGAATTTCCGTTCGCCATGTTCCTTGCTTTTTTCAGGGGGCGGGGCGCAGACTTCCACCCTGCAGAGCAGGCACTTAAGCGGTTCCGCGCCGCTGTCCGGATCAAAATGTTCATGCCCGAAGAGCAAGTTGGCGTTGCTTCTGAAGCAGCCGAAGTCCGGTCCTTCCTCTTCCGGAAACCACCAGACATGCTCGGCATGCACGACGTCAACGGGCAGGCGTTCATCCTGGTTCAGAAAAAACTCTTGCGCGCCGTAGGGAGTGCCACTCGAAGCTTCTGGCCTTGTACAAATCCGGCGGCATCCGCCGCGTCCGGGTGCTGTCCACATGGGGAAGAGGCCGGAGTTTGCGCCGGGCGGCAATCTGACGGCGGTAGATGTAGAGTGTCAACACGTTGTTCACCCCGCAGAGAGTTTTGAGGCTGGAGGTTTTCTGCCAAGAGCTGTGTGGGGACGCAGGAAATTGTAACATTGCGTCCAGATCGGCAGATACGCTGTTCGTTTTCACGAATGAGTATACGTTCTTGCGTATGCCCACTCTTTTAAGGTCGTCCTGATGAACCGTTCCGCCTTACCACCAGGTTGAGATGATAAGGCCGTGTGCGCTTATGCTTTATGCCCAGCTCGCAACAAGCTTTTCGGAGCTTCCACGACGTGGAGCAAGAGCCGTTATCCGTCAGGACGCGCTCCACTTTGATGCCGTGTCCGGCGTACCAGGCAACGGCAAACCATAAAAACTCCACTGCGGATTCCGCTGTTTCATCCGGCAAGACCGTCATCCCGTTCGCCACGCATGGCGGCAGCGGCTTTTCCGACGCCATTGAGACCATTGCCGGACTCCAGCCGAAAGCCCATGTCGTAAGAGAAGACTTTACCATTTCCCGGAACCGCATGGAGCAGGCGGAATCCGGCGTGGCGGAATGGCTGAAGAAACTCGGCTTCAAAAGATAAAGGAGAAAACCATGAGCAAACAGTTTCTTGTTCCGGCGAGCAGCCAGCGCAAAAACGGCAACTCCGCCGCCTTGTGCCGTGAATTCACGCGCGGCGCGGAGGAAAGCGGGCATCATGTGGAAACGATTTTCTTGCGTGACAAGAAAATCGGCTATTGTCTGGCCTGTTACCACTGCAAGAACAGCGGCGGCGTCTGTGCCATCAAGGATGATATGGCGGATATCCTCGACAAGATGAATGACGCCGATGTGATCGTCATGGCCAGTCCCGTCTATTTCTATGCCATTGATGCCCGGATGAAGCCCCTCATTGATCGCACTGTGGCGCAATGGCTGACCATCAAAAACAAGGAGTTTTACCACATTATGACAGCAGCAGAGAATAGTGACACGGTCATGGACTGTACGCTCGAATGTTTTCGCGGCTTTGCCAAATGCCTCAAGGGTTCCGTTGAGCGTGGCGTCATTTACGGAAAAGGCGTATATGAAGCCGGAGCTGTTCAATCCATGCCGGTTATGAAAGAAGCCTATGCAATGGGTCGTCGGGCCTGAGGAGGATACCGCATGGAAAAATGTCTGCGGGAAATATCCAGAGCTCCATGCGGCCAGGTAACGACAGATGATTACAATGGCAGTTGGGAATACCGCGCCAAAAGCGACGTCAAGTGGACCGTGCACTCCGGTGCACATACCTTTGGGGCATCTCCCGGCCGCGAACTTCAGAGAGCCGCAATGGGCACAAGAAGAACCCAAGACCAGGAGGATCTATTCGCATGATCTTGAAGTGACAGGAAGGCGGCGGAGATTTTTCAGACGATCACCAATTGCGAAAGTTCCGCCAATAAAAAAGGGTTACCGCAATGCGGTAACCCCGTAATGTCTGGCGGAGAGGGGGAGATTCGAACTCCCGGTGCGCTGTTAACGCACACACGATTTCCAATCGTGCTCCTTAGACCAGCTCGGACACCTCTCCATAAATGGACCAGCGTTGACGCTCGTCCATAAAGCCGAATCTGTATATGCTAAAACCGTGTCAGTCGCAAGCAAAAAGTGCGGCCCGCATCACCATAAATTGTCCGGCGGCTTGCCGCCGGGGGGCGTATCGCTTTTTTCCCTCCACCGGAGGTGCTCAATATACGGCGCTCACGGGCTGTGATTGGCGAAGGGGGTGCCTTCGCAGCCTTTTTTGAAAAGCCAGGCCAAGGCCAGTACAATCACAATGGCCAGAATGCTCCAGAACATGTTTTTTCCCGTGCCGTCGGCCGGTTCAGGATTTGTCTTTCGTCTTCTTGTCCTCACCGGAGCGCGGCGGACGTTTTTTGCCGCCCCGCGCTCCGCGCTGAAAGGCCCAGAGGCCGAAGGCGGCCAGCAGGGTAATGCCCAGAGCGTTGAGGGTCAGATAGTCCATGGCGGGGCCGCCGTCAGGCCGAAATGCCGATCTGGTTGAAGCCGCTGTCCACGTAGATCACTTCGCCGGTGATAGCGTGGGAGAGCTCCGAAGCCAGAAAGACCGCCGCGCCTCCCACATCCGTGGTGCTGACGTTGCGACGCAGGGGGGCATGGGTTTCCACATGGTTGAAAATGTCCTTGAGACTGGACACCGCCGAGGCGGCCAGGGTCTTGATGGGCCCGGCGCTGAGGGCGTTGACGCGCACGCCCTTGGGGCCCAGGTCATAGGCCAGGTAACGCACCGAGGCTTCCAGGGCGGCCTTGGCCACGCCCATGACGTTGTAGCCGGGAATGATCTTGGTGGAGCCGTGGTAGGTCATGGTGATCACCGAGCTGCCGTCGTGGAGCAGGGGCTCGAAGGCCCGGCAGAGCCCGGTGAGCGAGTAGGCGGAAACCTCCAGGGCCAGCTTGAAGCCGTCGCGCGAGGTATCCACGAAGCGGCCCGCCAGATCCTCGCGGTTGGCGAAGGCCACGGAATGCACGAGAATGTCCAGATCGCCCCATTTTTCCTTGACCAGGTCGGCGGCGGCCTGAATCTGGGCGTCGTCGCAGACGTCGCACTGGAAGGTGAACTCCCCGCCGAGTTCCTCGCTCAGGGGTTCCACACGTTTTTTGATGGCGTCGCCCACGTAGTTGAAGGCCAGCCGGGCCCCCTGGGCTTTAAGACATGAGGCTATGCCGTAGGCAATGCTTCTATTGTTGGCGAGCCCCATGATCAGGGCTTTTTTACCTTGCAGCAGCATGGCTTCTCCTTGAAAACAAGCCGGCGCGCCGGCCTTTGGTTGGTGTTTATGCAAAGGGCGATGCCCGTTATATTTCCCGGGTCAGAATTTCGTAGGCTTCCTTGTAGCGGTCCGCCGTGGCCCGGATGACTTCCTCGGGCAGATGCGGCGGGGGCGGCTGCATGTTCCAGGGCTGCTTCTTGAGCCAGTCGCGCAGATACTGCTTGTCGAAACTGGGCTGGCCCTGACCGGCCTTGTACTGGTCAGCGGGCCAGAAGCGCGAGGAATCGGGCGTGAGCACTTCGTCGATGAGGTGCAGACGGCCGTCGATAAAGCCGAATTCAAATTTGGTGTCCGCCACGATGATGCCGCGTCCGGCGGCAAAGGCGCGCCCGGCCTCGTAAATGGCCAGGGAGGTCTTTTCCGCCAGGCGGGCCGTGTCCTCGCCCAGCAGGCGGGCGGCCTCGGCCACGCTGATGTTTTCATCGTGCCGGCCCAGTTCCGCCTTGGTGGAGGGCGTGAACAGGGCGGGTTCCAGTTTGTCCGATTCGCGCAGACCCTCGGGCAGGGTGTAGCCGCAGACCTGGCCGGTGGCCTGATAGTCCTTCCAGCCGGAACCCGTGATATAGCCGCGCACGATGCATTCCACCGGCAGGGGCTTGGCCTTGCGCACCAGCACGGCGCGGCCTTCCAACTCGTCCTTCCAGGGATCCAGGGCGGAGGGGAAGCGGCTCACGTCGCTTTCTAGCAGATGGTTGGGAATGATGTCCCTGAATTTTTCCATCCAGAACAGGGTGATCTTGTTCAGGATCACGCCCTTGTAGGGAATGGGCTCGCTCATGATCACGTCAAAGGCCGACATGCGGTCCGTGGTGACGATGAGCAGGGTTTTTTCGTCCACGTTGTAGATGTCGCGCACTTTGCCGCGCGAAAGCAGGGGATAGGCGGTGATGTCCGTTTTGACGACGACTTTCATGGGGGCTCCTGTTGTGCGCTATTTGTGCCGGCGGGCTTCCACCGAGCGGGCGTGGGCTTCCAGTCCTTCCAGACGGGCCAGCGCGGCAATGGCCGGGGCGTTTTGCAGCAGAAAGGCCGAGGACGCGGCCACGATGCTGGTTTTTTTGCAGAAGGTCTGCACGGAAAGGGCCGAGGAAAAGCGCGCTGTGCCCAGGGTGGGCAACACATGGTTGGGCCCGGCGTAGTAGTCGCCCACAGCCTCGGGGCTGTGCTGGCCCATGAAGACCGCGCCCGCGTGACGGATGTGCGGCAGCACGGCCCAGGGGTCGCGGGTGCAGATTTCCAGATGCTCCGGGGCCACGCGATTGGCCACGGCCACGGCCACGCTGAGGTTGGGCACCACCACGATGGCCCCCCAGTCCAGCAGCGAGCGCCCGGCGGTCTGCGCTCTGGGCAGGCTCGCGCACTGGCTGTCCAGCTCCTGCTGGATGCTTTCGGCCAGCCGGGGGTCGTCCGTAATGCAGATGGCCGAGGCCAGGGGATCGTGCTCGGCCTGGGAGAGCATGTCCGCCGCGATCCAGGCGGGATTGGCCGATGAATCGGCCAGCACCAGGACTTCGCTGGGCCCGGCGATCATGTCGATGCCCACCGTGCCCTGAACCAGGCGCTTGGCCGTGGTGACATAAATATTGCCCGGCCCGGCGATGACGTCCACGGGCGGCAGGCTCGGCGTGCCGTAGGCCAGGGCCGCGATGCTCCAGGCTCCGCCCACGCGGTAGACTTCGTCGATGTCCAGCAGATGGGCGGCGGCCAGAATATGCGGATTGACGCTGCCGTCCTTGCGGGGCGGAGTGCAGACCGCCAGGCGCGGCACGCCCGCCACCTGGGCGGGAATGGCGTTCATCAGCAGGCTGGAAACCAGAGGCGTGTTGCCGCCCTGGCCGCCGGGCACGTACAGACCCACGGCGTCCACAGGCAGAACCCGCTGGCCCAGAATGCTGCCGTCCGGGCGGGTCAGAAACCAGGATTTCTCCAACTGGGCTTCGTGGAAGGCGCGGATATTGGCTGCGGCTCCGCTGATCTGCTCCCGGCTTTCCACGGAAACCGAGGCGGCGGCGCGGGCGATTTCCTGTTCGCTCACGCGCAGGGGCGGCGCGAAATCCGGACAGTCGAAACGGCGGGTGAAATCAACAAGAGCGTCGTCGCCCTTCTCCCGCACGGCGGTGAGCATGTCCCGCACCGCGTTTTCAACCCCGTCGCCGGGGTTGCTGCGGCCCTTCAGCCATTGGGCGGCTTTGGGCCATTCCTGATCAGTCTGTAGGGTCAAAATACGGCATGTCATAAGCTAGTCCTCTCAGCAATCGGACTAATATACAGGAGGGACGCAAAAATGTCGAGGCGCGCGGCGGCAATGAACTTCACCGGCGCGGCCGCATCTTGACAGCGGGGCGCGGCGACCTTACTCAATACAGATATACACCGCCCTAGTGTGCATCCGCCGGATGACGTTGTCGGGGCGCGTTTCAGGAGGAAGCATGCGGCGTCATACGATGCAGTCATATATGCGGGCGGCTCAGGCCGGCGAGGAATTGCAAGATGAAAACGGCGAATCCCGGCCGGATCAGGAGGGCCTGAACCCGGACGGCGAAGAAGCCCTGGCGGCGGAAGACGCGGAGGCCGCGGCGGAACAGTCGCAGGTCGAGGCGCGCATCAAGGCCGAGGTAGAAGAGCTGCGCCTGCGCTCGGCCGCGGAAATGGACAATTTCAAAAAGCGTCTCAACCGCGAGCATCAGGAACAGATGCGCTATGCCGCCGAAAAGGTGCTCAGCGATCTGCTGCCCACGCTGGACAATCTGGATCTGGCCCTGCAATACGGAAGCAAGCACGAGGCCTGCAAGGACATGTTGCAGGGCGTGGCCATGACCCGCAAACTGCTGCTGGAAGCCGTGACCAAACACGGCCTGACGCCGCTGGGCGAAGAGGGCGAGGAATTCAGCCCGGAAGTGCACGAGGCCGTGGGCTTTGAGGCCAGGCCGGATCTCGCCCCCGGCGTGGTGGCCCGCGTGCTCCAGCGGGGCTACAAGCTGGGCGACCGCTTGCTGCGCCCGGCCAAGGTGATGATCAACCAGTAGGCGGAGCCGTCCAAAAGGCGCGCCTTGCGTCCGCGACTGTTTCCCCGCCGGGTCGTCCCGGCGGGGTTTCGCTTATCGGGCGTGCGCTCCGGCCGGACTGTCGGCCTCATCTTGGTCGGAATAGTGCTCCGCAATGTTCCGGAACTGGTCCTGAATGGCCGCGAAAGCGTCCACCACATCCGGGTCGAACTGCGTGCCGCGTCCGGCCAGGATGATTTTTGCGGCCATGTCGTGGCTCATGGGCGGCTTGTAGACGCGCTGGCTGCGCAGGGCGTCGTAAACGTCGGCCACGCTCATCAACCGGGCCGAGAGGGGAATTTCCTCACCCTTGAGTCCGCGCGGATAGCCCATGCCGTCCCAGCGTTCGTGGTGGCAATAGGCGATGTCGCTGGCGACGCGCAAAAAGGAATTGCCGCCCAGCACCTGCTCGGCCGAGGCCAGCACCGCGCGCCCGCGCACGGTGTGTTCCTTCATGGCCTCGTATTCCTCGTCGGTCAGCGGCCCCGGCTTCTGCAGCACGGCGTCGGCAATGGCCACCTTGCCCACGTCGTGCAGGGGCGCGGACAGGTACAGCCAGGAGATGGTGTCCGCGTTAAGCTGTTCCGCGTACTTGGGCAGCGACGCCATGTGTTCGGCCAGGGCCCGCACGTAATTCTGGGTGCGCTTGATGTGCGCTCCTGTCTCCGGGTCGCGCCATTCAGCCAGACTGGCCATGGCGTGAATGGTGGCTTCCTGGGTCAGGGCCAGTTGGCGGGTGCGCTCGTCCACCAGTTCCTTAAGGTGGTCGCGGTAGCGTTTGAATTCCAGCTGGTTGGCCACACGGCTGCGCACCAGCGAGGCCTGAAAGGGTTTTTTGATGTAGTCCTGCGCGCCCAGGGAAAGACCCTCGGCCTCATCGACTTCCTCGTTCTGGGCCGTGATGAACATGACCGGAATGTCGCGGGTGCGCTGCGACTCCTTGAGTCGGCGGCAGACGTCATAGCCGTTCATGCCGGGCATGATCACGTCCAGCAGGATGAGGTCCGGCGTGGGGTCGCCTGCGGCCAGGCGCAGGGCGTCTTGGCCGTTTTTGGCGAACATGATGGTATAGTCCCCGCGCAGGCTTTCGCTCAGAATGCGCAGGTTTTCCGGCGCATCGTCCACGATCAGCACGCGGCTGGCAATGGAGGGGGCGGCGAGGCTCACGACTTTTTCCCGGCCATCAGCGGCGGCAGCTTTTCGGACAGGTACTCCGCCATACGGCGTACCAGGCGGCTTTCCGCGCTCACCAGCACGTCATAGGTTTTGCCCCCCACCATTTCCTCGGCGGCATAGATGCCCCGGCCCAGAATGGCGTCGTCCCTGTTCCGCAGCGACCAGCGCGCCTCCAGCACGGCCTTGTCGTCAAAATTTCCGTCCAGGCGCTGCACGTCCAGCAGCAGGGTGAAGTCGCCGCTGCTCTCGTCGCCGGAGGGCAGCACATTGACGCCCCCGGCCAGCAGCGGCGGGGTCAGCGTTTCCTGGACGACGCGGCGCACGCCGTGCCCCAGCGGTTCGGCCCAGGCGTGGAACTCGGCTATGATCAGACGGGTCCGGCCGTCCACGCGGCTGACGATGCCGTTGCGGTCCAGATATTCCGGCACGTTGACCTGGGCCACGCGCAGGCTTTTGGCGGGCAGGCCGTCGGCCTGCACCGGTCCCAATGAACTTTCCAGCAGATAATAATTTGTGGGCGTGCTGCGGCCGCAGGCGGTCAGCAGCGTCAGCAGCGCGGCCAGCAATACAAGGCGGCGTGACATCAGCGTTTTCCTTTTTTGCCCTTGAGCAGAGCTTCCGGGTTGCGTTCAAGCATATCCGTGAGATCGCGCAGCGAACGGGCCGCGGCGATGGCTTCCTTGAGCAGGCGGCGCAGGTCGTTCATGGTCGGTGAATCGCGCCCCAGCACGCTCTCGGCCGATCCCGTGGCCCTGCGCAACTGTTCGGCGGCCTGGGCCATATTGGTCATGGCGTCGCGGAAGGCCGCCAGCGCGCCGGGCAGTTCCTGGCGCACGGCCTTGGCCGCGCCGTCGATCTGCTGCAGGGCGCTGTCCGCCGCGTTGCGCAGGGGGCTGTCTTTGAGTATCTGCTGCGCCTCGGCGAAGGTGCCCGCAAAAGCGGCGATGCCCTCCTTGAGCTTGCCGTCGGCCAGGGCCTGGGACAGGTTCTCCAGAATGGAATCCAGCGAATGGACCATCTGCTCCAGGGGCAGTTTGGCCAGGGTGCGCTGGAGCGTGTCAATGGGCGAGGGCACGGTGGGAATTTCCAGGTCCGGCGTGGAGGAGCGGAAATTGGCCGGGGTGTCCGGATAAAAATCCAGCTCCACGCGATACTGGCCGGTGATCAGGCTCTGCAACTGCAGACGGGCGCGCAGGCCGCGCTGGACCATGCGTCGGATGATCTCCTGCTGGAAGGACTCGGAAACGCCTGTGCCGCTGGAGCGCACGAAGCTTTTTTCGTCAATGCGGATGAGCACCGGGATGGTCACGTTGGAGTCGCGCGAATTGGCCACCAGGCTGATCTGGGTGACGCTGCCCATGGGCACGCCGCGAAAGACCACGGGCGCGCCGATGGAAAGGCCACTCACCGAACCGTCGAAATACAGCACGTATTCGACGTCGCTGCTGAACAGGCGTCCCCCGCCCAGCAGGATCACGCCCAGGGCGAAGAGGGCGATGCCGCCCAGCACAAAAGCGCCCACCGTTGTTTTGTATGCTTGTGAGGTCATGCTGAGATATCCTTGTCCGGCGGGGCTGTCCCGGCGTCACCGGCGAGGCCGGCGGCGGGGGCTTCGCGTCCGCCGCCTCTGGTCAGGAAGAGCAGAGCGCGTTTTTCGGTATGGGGGTCGCGGACCAGTTCGTTGGGATTGCCCCTGGCCGTGACCGAGCGGGTCTTGGCGTCCAGAAAGATGCTGTTGCTGGCAATGGAAAAAATGCTGGCCAGTTCGTGGGAGACAATGACGAAAGTGGTGCCCAGGGTGTCCCGCAGTTCCAGAATCAGATCGTCCAGCAGACGTGAGCTGACCGGGTCCAGACCGGCGGAGGGCTCGTCCAGAAAGAGGATCCGGGGGTCCAGGGCCAGGGCGCGGGCCAGACCGGCGCGCTTGCGCATGCCGCCGCTGATCTCCGAAGGGTAGTAATCCTCAAAGCCGGCCAGTCCGGCCAGGGCCAGCTTGAGTGAGGCCTGCTCGCGGATTTCCTCGTCGTCCAGGTCCGTGTACTGCTGGAGGGGCAGGCCCACATTTTCGGCCAGGGTCATGGAACTCCACAGCGCTCCGCCCTGGAAGAGCACGCCCGCGTGGCGCATGATCCGGCGGCGCGCGTCCTCGCCGCCGCCCCAGAAGTCCGTGCCGTCGTAGAGCACCTGTCCGGCCTGGGGGGACTTGAGGCCCATGAGCACCCGCAGCAGAGTGCTTTTGCCGCAGCCCGAACCGCCCATGATGAAAAAGACATCTCCGGCGCGCACGTCGAAATTCACGTCGCGCATGAGCACAAAAGAGCCGTAGCCTACCTGGAGGTCACGCACGCTGACCCGGATCTCGCGTCCGTCCGTTCCGGCGGGTTCCGCCGTCGGCGTATTTTTCGCGTCCGTTTCCCTGGTCATGTCAGACGCCCAGCACGTTGCAGATGACGGTGATGACGGCCGTGGCCACGATGATGCCCACAATGGAATGGACCACCGCCGTGGTGGTGGCCTGACCCACGGCCTGGGCGCTGCGCCCGCAGCGCATGCCCTGATAGCAGCCTGCCACGGCGATGATGACCCCGAACACCGTGCCGTAGACCAGGCCGATGATCACATGCTTGAAGGGCACCATCTGGGTGGTGGCGTTGAAATATTCCATGGGGTTGAGGCCCAGCATCATAACGCCCACCAGATAGCCGCCCAGCACGCCCATGAGGTCGGCGTAGAGGGTCAGCAGGGGCACCATGGCCGTGAGTGCCAGCACGCGCGGCAGCACCAGAAAGTCCACGGGCGAAATGCCCAGGGTGGACAGGGCGTCCACTTCTTCGTTGACCTGCATGGTGCCGATGAGGGCCGCGTAAGCCGCGCCCACCCGGCCCGACATGACCACGCCCACCATGATCGCGCCCATGACCCGCAGCATGCCGATGCCCACCAGGCCCGCCACATAGATCTGCGCGCCGAACTGGGTCAGCTGCACCGCGCCCACAAAGGCCAGGATCAGGCCGAAGAGCAGGCTGGTGAGGGAAATGATCGGCAGGGCCTGCACGCCGCATTCGTGCATGGCCGCCACGAAATCCTGCGGGCGCATCTTGGCGCGGCCCAGGAAAAGCCGCCAGAGCGAGAGCGTGACTTCGCCGCAGAAATTGAGAAAGTCCGCCGCCTTGGGCGGCAGGGAGACGACGCTGTCCCCCATCCGGTATAAAAAGGACGTGTCGGCTTTTTTGCGGGCCGCGCCTTCCTGGGCGGGCACGGCGAAGGCCATGTGCAGCAGGCGTTTCAGGCCTTCCGGCAAATCCAGCTCCACGGAGAGCTCGCGGGCGCGCGCGGCCTTGACCAACTGGACCAGAAAGACCAGCAGGCTGGTGTCCCACTGGCCCAGATCCGTAGCCTCCAGGCGCAGTTCGCGCACACGTTGGTCCGCAAGGCCGGTCAGAGCCGCGTCGGCCTCTTCGGGCCAGGGCTCTTCCATATTCCAGCGGCCGCCCACGTTTACGAGCCAGAGCGGCCCCCTGGCCGAAGCTGTCACTTGCGGACTTGTTTCCATCCCTATACTATACCCGCAGCATCTGTTCTCCGCAAGCAGCGGCGCCGGCCGCACCGCGCAAACCTCAACCCCACTGCCGCCATGTCACTGAAAGAACGCCTGGGCCTTGCCGCTGATCCCATTTTTTTGATGGACGGTTCCGCCTTTATTTACCGGGGATTTTTTGCCAATAAAAATATGCAGCGCTCCGACGGTTTTCCCACCAACGCCCTGGTGGTGGTGACCCGCGTGCTCTTGCGCATCCTGCGCGAGGAGCGGCCCAGGTATTTCGCTTTCGTCAAGGACGGCAAGGGCAAGAATTTCCGGCACGAGATTTTTCCGCTCTACAAGGCCAACCGTGACGCCATGCCCGAGGATCTGGCGCGCCAGATCGACCCCATCTTGCGCATGGTGCGGGCGCTGGGCCTCAAGCTGGAAATTTCCGAGGGCTGCGAGGCCGACGACTGCATAGCCTCCCTGGCGGCCCGTTTTTCCGCCGAGCATCCGGTGGTCATCGTCAGCGGCGACAAGGATCTGAAGCAGTGTCTGGGCCCCAACGTCTATATGTGGGATCCGGCGGCGCGCGAGGAAAAACTGCTCAGCGAGGCCGAATTCCGGGCCGAAAGCGGGGTCAGCCCGGCCCAGTGGCCCGACGTGCAGGCCCTGGTGGGCGACGCCAGCGACAATATCCCCGGCGTGCCGGGCATCGGCCCCAAGACCGCGCGCCAGATTTTCGAGATCTGCCCCAGTCTGGAGGACATCCGGGATCATTTCGCCCTGCTGCCGCCCAAAATCCAGGACAAGATGCGCGGCCATCTGGAGGACATGTTCACTTGGCGCGAACTGACCACGCTCTCGCTCCAGGTCTGCACGGATCTGCATCTGAACGATCTGGCCGTGCAGCCGCTGGACGTGCCTGAATGCCGCTCCCTGGCCGAGGAATTCGAACTTTTCGCCCTGCGCCGGGAAATGGCCGCGCTGCTGCGCCGCTTGAGCGAGGATGAGACGGCTGCGTCGCGTCCGGTGGAGCAGGCCGGCACTGCCGCGCCTCTTGCTGAGGCCGCCGACGCGGCCGCCACGCGGAAGAACGGGGTACAAACGGCTTCAGCCGCGTCCGCGCAGCCCGGCGGCGCGGCGCGTCCTCAGATCCGCGCGGGCGCGCAGATGAGCCTGCTGGAAGCGGTGGAGGAACCCCTGGCGCCCGAACTGTCCGACGCGGCCTCCCTGCCGGACTGCGCGGGCCGCCCGGTGGCCCTGATCTGGCCGCAGGGCCCCAAGCAGCCGCCGCATCTGGCCGTGGGCGATTCCTTGTCCGGGGCTGCGGACGTGGCGGAATACTGCTGGACCGGACGCATGGATGCTCTCTGCGTCTGGTTGCAACCGGCCCGGCGGCTGGTGGTGGCCGACCTCAAGGCCCTGCTCACCGCCGCGCCCTGCTGGCGCGATTTGCCTTTGGGCGAAACGCCGCCGCGCTGTTTCGATCTGGGCCTGGCCGCCTATCTGCTCAATCCCGAGGAAAGCGACTACGGCTGGCCCCGGCTGGCCGCGCGCTGGGGAGCCTCCCTGAAACCGGAGGGCGGCGGCCCGGCCCGGCTGGCGCTGGCCATGGCCGAA contains these protein-coding regions:
- a CDS encoding DNA polymerase I, giving the protein MSLKERLGLAADPIFLMDGSAFIYRGFFANKNMQRSDGFPTNALVVVTRVLLRILREERPRYFAFVKDGKGKNFRHEIFPLYKANRDAMPEDLARQIDPILRMVRALGLKLEISEGCEADDCIASLAARFSAEHPVVIVSGDKDLKQCLGPNVYMWDPAAREEKLLSEAEFRAESGVSPAQWPDVQALVGDASDNIPGVPGIGPKTARQIFEICPSLEDIRDHFALLPPKIQDKMRGHLEDMFTWRELTTLSLQVCTDLHLNDLAVQPLDVPECRSLAEEFELFALRREMAALLRRLSEDETAASRPVEQAGTAAPLAEAADAAATRKNGVQTASAASAQPGGAARPQIRAGAQMSLLEAVEEPLAPELSDAASLPDCAGRPVALIWPQGPKQPPHLAVGDSLSGAADVAEYCWTGRMDALCVWLQPARRLVVADLKALLTAAPCWRDLPLGETPPRCFDLGLAAYLLNPEESDYGWPRLAARWGASLKPEGGGPARLALAMAEALENRLARDDLRDLYNALELPLTPVLAEMEGRGVAIDAAAFQAFLSDVQHELDRLTAEVYAAAGTTFNIRSAQQLGDVLFNTLNLPSPRKTKGGQASTSQQTLEKLAGRHSVVDSILQFRKLEKMRSTYLDPLPRLVDGQGRIHTTFNQKATATGRLSSSNPNLQNIPVRGPLGKRMRACFIAGPGRTLVSADYSQVELRVLAHMSQDAALLDAFRRGEDIHARTAALVYDLPADAVSPDQRRNAKTINFGLIYGMGAQKLGQELKISSAEAKEFIARYFERLTGLKNFYEEVEATAKRQGYVTTLGGRRRLLPDILSANGQAFALARRQAINTVIQGSAADIIKLAMLAVARDEELRRMDARLLLQVHDELLLEAPEDAGPEAGARVAALMGAVTPGGEALSVPLVVDWGTGHDWGTAH